One part of the Microvirga sp. TS319 genome encodes these proteins:
- a CDS encoding serine hydrolase domain-containing protein has product MFLPKGKRHLLALALAVDVSGPASTLAQPAWTSQTSNPIALGWMQGSPPPPDRIIRFADGTYRSFPQWRWSVCHFQQLMPTTPVSRGLGAPRPLERAARADIETVRFTPTGATEPMTFMEAFDRNFTDGIVILHEGRIVYERYAGCLSEQNRHAAMSVTKSLIGLLSELLIAEGTLDENRRVDSYVPELAASAFGDATVRQVLDMTTGLEFSEDYADPSADVWRHATAGNPLPKPADYSGPRNYYEYLVTVRRSGAHGAAFGYKTVNTDAMGWILSRVTGRPLGDLLAERIWSRIGADLEAYFTVDSIGTPFAGGGFNGGLRDLARIGQLFLDGGMVDGTAVVPEAALNSIRQGGSRSAFAKAGYSQLAGWSYRSMWWVTHNKNGAFMARGVYGQSLYVDPTAHAVIARFASHPEAGNAANDPTTLPLYQAIADRLLGSTR; this is encoded by the coding sequence ATGTTTCTTCCGAAGGGCAAGCGGCATCTGCTCGCCCTTGCCTTGGCAGTCGACGTGAGCGGTCCCGCAAGCACCCTGGCTCAGCCGGCATGGACGTCACAGACGTCCAATCCGATTGCCCTGGGGTGGATGCAGGGTTCGCCGCCGCCGCCGGACCGGATCATCCGCTTTGCGGATGGCACCTATCGTTCGTTTCCACAATGGCGTTGGTCCGTCTGCCATTTTCAGCAGCTGATGCCGACGACACCGGTCTCGCGGGGCCTGGGGGCACCGCGTCCGCTCGAGAGGGCTGCACGGGCCGACATCGAAACCGTTCGCTTCACCCCGACAGGCGCGACCGAGCCGATGACGTTCATGGAAGCATTCGACCGGAACTTCACCGACGGGATCGTCATCCTGCACGAAGGGCGCATCGTCTATGAGCGCTATGCCGGTTGTCTGTCGGAGCAGAACAGACATGCGGCGATGTCGGTCACAAAGTCGCTCATTGGCCTGCTTTCGGAACTCCTCATTGCCGAGGGCACACTCGACGAAAACCGCCGCGTCGATTCCTATGTTCCCGAGCTTGCGGCGAGTGCCTTTGGAGATGCGACCGTTCGACAGGTCCTCGACATGACCACAGGCCTCGAATTCAGCGAGGATTATGCCGATCCCTCAGCCGACGTGTGGCGACATGCGACGGCGGGCAACCCGCTGCCCAAACCGGCTGATTACTCCGGTCCCCGCAACTACTACGAATACCTGGTCACAGTCCGTCGAAGCGGCGCTCACGGTGCCGCCTTCGGCTACAAGACCGTGAATACCGACGCTATGGGCTGGATCCTCAGCCGAGTGACCGGCCGGCCGCTCGGCGATTTGCTCGCGGAGCGGATCTGGAGCCGGATCGGCGCCGATCTCGAAGCCTATTTCACGGTAGATTCCATCGGCACACCATTTGCCGGAGGCGGCTTCAACGGGGGCCTCCGGGACCTTGCACGCATCGGCCAGCTATTCCTCGACGGCGGCATGGTCGATGGCACTGCGGTCGTGCCGGAAGCGGCGTTGAACAGCATCAGGCAAGGCGGCAGCAGGAGCGCCTTTGCAAAGGCTGGTTACTCCCAACTCGCCGGGTGGAGCTACCGCAGCATGTGGTGGGTAACCCACAACAAGAATGGTGCTTTCATGGCGCGTGGCGTGTACGGCCAGTCCCTCTATGTAGACCCCACCGCCCATGCCGTGATTGCCAGGTTCGCTTCGCATCCGGAAGCGGGCAACGCCGCCAACGACCCGACGACACTGCCCCTTTATCAAGCCATCGCTGACCGCCTGCTGGGCTCGACTCGTTAG
- a CDS encoding CBS domain-containing protein, which translates to MIVADVMTTPVISVEPSATIAEAAQLMLAERISGLPVTTRDGTLAGMISEGDLLRRGELGTERKRSSWLEFLVGPGKLADEYVRTHGRRVEQVMSTDPVTTRRDAPLEEVVTAMSRHQIKRLPVLDNGKVVGIVARSDVLRALARALPTASPATIADDQIRKAVLAELDKQSWGGRFIRVHVENGVVTLTGAIFDERMRHAAKVVAENVPGVQAVIDQVAWVEPHSGIVVLPEESGTHQEASQ; encoded by the coding sequence GTGATTGTCGCAGATGTCATGACCACACCGGTGATCAGCGTCGAGCCGTCCGCCACCATCGCCGAAGCGGCGCAGCTCATGCTGGCGGAGCGGATCAGCGGCCTTCCCGTTACGACGCGGGACGGCACCCTGGCCGGGATGATCAGCGAAGGCGACCTTCTGCGCAGAGGGGAGCTCGGCACCGAGCGTAAGCGGTCCTCATGGCTCGAATTCCTCGTCGGTCCGGGCAAGCTGGCCGATGAATACGTGCGGACCCACGGCCGCAGGGTCGAGCAGGTGATGTCGACGGATCCCGTGACGACACGCCGGGATGCGCCGCTCGAAGAGGTCGTCACGGCGATGAGCCGCCACCAGATCAAGCGGCTGCCGGTGCTCGACAACGGCAAGGTGGTCGGGATCGTGGCCCGCTCCGACGTGTTGCGGGCGCTCGCGCGAGCCCTGCCCACGGCCTCCCCTGCCACTATTGCCGATGATCAGATCCGCAAAGCCGTGCTGGCGGAGCTCGACAAACAGAGCTGGGGCGGCAGGTTCATCCGGGTGCATGTCGAGAATGGCGTGGTGACCCTAACGGGCGCAATCTTCGATGAACGCATGCGCCATGCCGCCAAGGTCGTGGCCGAGAACGTGCCTGGGGTGCAGGCGGTGATCGATCAGGTGGCGTGGGTCGAGCCGCATTCGGGAATCGTGGTCCTGCCGGAGGAGAGCGGAACTCATCAGGAAGCCTCGCAGTAA
- the hdhA gene encoding 7-alpha-hydroxysteroid dehydrogenase yields MYDPGQFRLDHEVALVTGAGAGIGQAIAQIFAEAGAAVVVSDLKAETAEAVAAEVVRTGGRAVGIGCNVTREADLQTALQATVDGFGALTILVNNAGGGGPKPFDMPMADFRGAFELNLFSLFRLSQLAAPHMASKGHGAILNISSMAGENRNMRMTSYGSSKAAVNHLTRNMAFDLGPQGIRVNAIAPGAIRTDALASVLTPEVEKAMLRHTPLGRLGRPEDIANAALFLCSPAASWISGQVLTVSGGGIQELD; encoded by the coding sequence ATGTACGATCCCGGGCAGTTCCGTCTCGATCATGAAGTGGCTCTGGTAACGGGAGCAGGCGCCGGTATCGGCCAGGCCATTGCCCAGATCTTCGCCGAGGCCGGCGCGGCCGTGGTGGTCAGCGACCTCAAGGCGGAGACCGCTGAGGCAGTCGCCGCCGAGGTCGTACGCACAGGCGGCCGGGCTGTGGGGATCGGCTGCAACGTCACGCGGGAGGCCGACCTTCAGACTGCGCTCCAGGCAACCGTCGACGGCTTCGGCGCACTCACGATCCTGGTCAACAATGCCGGTGGCGGCGGCCCCAAGCCCTTCGACATGCCGATGGCGGATTTCCGCGGGGCCTTCGAGCTCAACCTGTTCTCGCTCTTTCGCCTGTCGCAACTGGCTGCGCCTCACATGGCCTCGAAAGGCCATGGCGCGATTCTCAACATCTCGTCCATGGCCGGTGAGAACAGGAATATGCGGATGACCTCCTACGGCTCCTCCAAGGCGGCAGTGAACCACCTCACCCGAAACATGGCTTTCGACCTCGGACCGCAAGGCATCCGGGTCAATGCGATCGCGCCGGGCGCGATCCGCACGGACGCGCTGGCCAGTGTGCTGACGCCCGAGGTCGAGAAGGCGATGCTGCGGCATACTCCGCTCGGACGCCTCGGCCGGCCCGAGGACATCGCCAACGCCGCCCTGTTCCTGTGCTCACCAGCCGCGTCCTGGATCAGTGGCCAAGTCCTCACCGTCTCAGGTGGGGGTATCCAGGAGCTGGACTGA